From the Spiribacter sp. 2438 genome, one window contains:
- the atpD gene encoding F0F1 ATP synthase subunit beta, translating into MSSGKVVQIIGAVVDIEFPRDSVPKVYDALNVSGQDLVLEVQQQIGDGVVRAIAMGSTDGLQRNVEVTNSGAPISVPVGEKTLGRIMNVLGEPVDDAGEVGAEQTWPIHRKAPTYEEQAGSTELLETGIKVIDLLCPFAKGGKVGLFGGAGVGKTVNMMELIRNIAIEHSGYSVFAGVGERTREGNDFYHEMKESDVLDKVALVYGQMNEPPGNRLRVALTGLTMAEFFRDEGRDVLMFIDNIYRYTLAGVEVSALLGRMPSAVGYQPTLAEEMGVLQERITSTSKGSITSIQAVYVPADDLTDPSPATTFAHLDATVVLARSIAELGIYPAVDPLDSTSRQLDPQVVGQEHYDTAQDVQQVLQRYKELQDIIAILGMDELSEDDKLTVTRARKIQRFLSQPFFVAEVFTGSPGKYVSLKETIRGFRAIVDGEHDDLPEQAFYMVGSIDEAVEKATNL; encoded by the coding sequence ATGAGTTCAGGAAAGGTCGTCCAGATCATCGGTGCCGTGGTGGACATCGAATTCCCCCGCGATTCCGTGCCCAAGGTCTACGACGCGTTGAATGTCAGTGGTCAGGATCTGGTGCTCGAAGTCCAGCAGCAGATCGGTGACGGCGTCGTCCGGGCCATTGCCATGGGCAGCACCGACGGCCTTCAGCGCAACGTCGAGGTCACCAACTCCGGCGCGCCGATTTCGGTACCGGTGGGTGAGAAGACCCTGGGCCGCATCATGAATGTGCTCGGCGAGCCGGTGGACGATGCCGGTGAGGTCGGCGCCGAGCAGACCTGGCCGATTCACCGCAAGGCGCCCACTTATGAGGAGCAGGCCGGGTCCACCGAGCTGCTGGAGACCGGCATCAAGGTGATCGATCTGCTCTGCCCGTTCGCCAAGGGCGGCAAAGTGGGCCTGTTCGGCGGCGCCGGCGTGGGCAAGACCGTCAACATGATGGAGCTCATCCGCAACATCGCCATCGAGCATTCGGGTTATTCGGTGTTCGCCGGCGTGGGTGAACGGACCCGTGAGGGCAACGACTTCTATCATGAGATGAAGGAGTCGGACGTGCTCGACAAGGTCGCCCTGGTGTACGGCCAGATGAACGAGCCGCCGGGCAACCGCCTGCGTGTCGCGCTCACCGGGTTGACCATGGCCGAGTTCTTCCGTGACGAAGGCCGTGACGTGCTGATGTTCATCGACAACATCTACCGCTACACCCTGGCGGGGGTGGAAGTGTCCGCACTGCTTGGCCGCATGCCGTCGGCGGTGGGTTATCAGCCGACGCTGGCCGAGGAAATGGGTGTTCTGCAGGAGCGCATTACCTCCACCAGCAAGGGTTCGATCACGTCCATTCAGGCGGTCTACGTGCCAGCGGACGACCTCACCGACCCGTCTCCGGCCACCACGTTCGCCCATCTGGACGCCACCGTGGTGCTGGCGCGCTCCATCGCCGAGCTGGGCATCTACCCGGCGGTGGACCCGCTGGACTCCACCTCCCGTCAGCTGGATCCCCAGGTGGTGGGTCAGGAGCACTACGACACGGCTCAGGACGTCCAGCAGGTGCTGCAGCGCTACAAGGAGCTGCAGGACATCATCGCCATTCTGGGCATGGACGAGCTCTCGGAAGACGACAAGCTCACCGTCACCCGGGCGCGAAAGATCCAGCGGTTCCTGTCCCAGCCGTTCTTCGTGGCGGAGGTGTTTACCGGTTCGCCGGGCAAGTACGTCTCCCTGAAGGAGACCATCCGTGGCTTCCGGGCGATTGTGGACGGCGAGCACGACGACCTGCCGGAGCAGGCGTTCTACATGGTCGGCAGCATCGACGAGGCGGTTGAGAAGGCCACCAACCTGTAA